Part of the Cryptosporangium arvum DSM 44712 genome, CGAGGTACCGAACCGCGGTCGACCACCGGGCCGACCAGCTCCGGCATCGGCACGAGGTCACCGTGGTGCTCCTGGCCGACACCGTCTCGACGTCGAACGGGTCGTCCGCGCCGGTCCACCGGCAACGCTCGCCGGTGAGGGCCCGGTGGACCCAGCCGGACGGAACGGTGCGCACGGGCGACGTCTACTCGCGTCACCCCGGTGTGAAGGGCGACCGGGTCGCGGTCTGGTTCGACGAGACCGGCACGCCGGTACCCGCGTTGATCACCGTCGGCGACCTGCGGGCGCAGGCGTGGACGATGGCGTTGGCGGCCACGGGATTCGGTGGGCTGGTGCTGTTCGCCGTCTACACGAGCGCGCAGGCGGTGCTCGACCATCGTCGGTACGCCGCGTGGGCGGCGGAGTGGGCGGCGGTCAGCCCGCGGTGGCGCCATCGGATCTGAGGGGCGATCCGACCGGACCGCCCCTCGCCGGGGCATCAGCGGACGACGAGCACCGCCGCGTCGGCGTGGTGCACCAGGCGGCGGGCGACCGCGCCCAGCAGCATGCCGGCGAAGCCACCCCGCCCGTGCGATCCGACCACGACCAGACCGGCGTCGGGAGCCAGGCCCAGCAGCATCTCGGCCGGACGTTCCCGCTCCACCACGGTGTTGACCCGGACGTCGGGATACTTCGCCCGCCATCCCGCCAGCCGGCCGGTCACCAGGGCGTCCGCTTCCTCCCGCGCCTCGATCCAGCTCGGCACGGCGGCCGAGCCGAACAGGCCCACCCGGCTGACGTCGCTCCAGGCGTGGGCGACCACCAGCGGCGCGGCCCACCGGTCGGCCTCGGCGAACGCGGCCCCGAGGGTGGCCTCGTCCCAATCGGACCCGGCGACGCCGACGACGACCGGCGCCTCCGGTCCGGGCACGCGATCGGCCCGGACCACCGCCACCGAGCGCTCCGCGTGCGCGGAGACCGCAGTGGACACCGAGCCCAGGACCAGGCCCGCGGCCGGATTGAGGCCTCGGCAGCCGACCACAACGAGATCGCTGAGCGCGGACGCGTCCAGGAGGGCGCGGACGGCGGTCTCGTCGCTGACCCGGCCGTCGACCGCGAGGCCGGGCCGGGCCGTGCGAACCCGGGCCACCGCACGGCCGAGGGTCTTCTCCCCGTCGACGTGGGCGGCGTCTTTCAGCTCGGCGACGCGGTAACCGCCGTAGAACTGGCGCTCGCCCGGCCATCCGACGGCCACCACCACGTCGAGCGTCGCTTCCCGGGCGAACGCGTACCGCGCCGCCCAGTCGAGGGCGGCCAGCGCGGGAGCCGAACCGTCGACCCCCACGGTGACCACGGTTGTATCTGACATGTCGACCTCCTCTCTCACCTCCAGGGTCGGGCGCGTCGTCGCCGGCCGGCAGAGGCGGAGGTCCCGGCGGAGGACCCGGCCGGTTCGGGACGTCCGG contains:
- a CDS encoding universal stress protein, yielding MSDTTVVTVGVDGSAPALAALDWAARYAFAREATLDVVVAVGWPGERQFYGGYRVAELKDAAHVDGEKTLGRAVARVRTARPGLAVDGRVSDETAVRALLDASALSDLVVVGCRGLNPAAGLVLGSVSTAVSAHAERSVAVVRADRVPGPEAPVVVGVAGSDWDEATLGAAFAEADRWAAPLVVAHAWSDVSRVGLFGSAAVPSWIEAREEADALVTGRLAGWRAKYPDVRVNTVVERERPAEMLLGLAPDAGLVVVGSHGRGGFAGMLLGAVARRLVHHADAAVLVVR
- a CDS encoding Rv1733c family protein — its product is MNRYSRPRRVLRTLGFGRNPMRRRLDRVDALLRVVTALLAIGLVTTAGDLAATRYRTAVDHRADQLRHRHEVTVVLLADTVSTSNGSSAPVHRQRSPVRARWTQPDGTVRTGDVYSRHPGVKGDRVAVWFDETGTPVPALITVGDLRAQAWTMALAATGFGGLVLFAVYTSAQAVLDHRRYAAWAAEWAAVSPRWRHRI